One Vigna unguiculata cultivar IT97K-499-35 chromosome 7, ASM411807v1, whole genome shotgun sequence genomic region harbors:
- the LOC114189842 gene encoding uncharacterized protein LOC114189842 isoform X2 has protein sequence MPPEPLPWDRKDFFKERKHERSESLGSVARWRDSSHHRDFNRWGSAEFRRPPGHGKQGGWHLFSEDSGHGYAISRSSSDKILEEDSRPSISRGDGKYGRSSRENRGPFGQRDWRGHSWEPSNGTVNLPRRPQDVNNDQRAVDDALGYSSHPHSDFGNSWDQHHLKDQHEKIGSVNVLGTGSRSDRENSLGDWKPLKWTRSGSLSSRGSGFSHSSSSRSMGAADSHEEKPELQPKSAAANESHSGEAAACATSSVPSEDTASRKKPRLNWGEGLAKYEKKKVEVPDASANKDGPVLSASITEPCNFLSTSLVDKSPKVTGFSECASPATPSSVACSSSPGMDDKLFGKTTNVDNDVSNLTCSPAPLSENNLQRFSFNLEKFDIGSLNNLGTSIIELVQSDDPTSVDSGPMRSNAINKLLIWKADISKVLEMTESEIDLLENELKSLKSESGVTCPFAVSLGSQMVGSGEKSCEGHAGVSDQVIRPVPLNIVDDANMEKVPLSTNLHSVHENVKEEDIDSPGTATSKFVEPLPLIKAVSCGTGGYVNFSQDLDSVPSAAVKCLIPCSARKDVIVPCVDDKTSLEVNDSMDILCGTIISSNKESANKASEVFDNLLPKDCCKIGRMGASSDTCNQTLIREKFAEKKRFARFKERVIALKFRALHHLWKEDMRLLSIRKCRPKSHKKNELSVRTTCNGNQKNRSSIRSRFPFPGNHLSLVPTSEMINFTSKLLSESQVKVQRNTLKMPALILDEREKTISKFVTSNGLVEDPLAIEKERALINPWTPQEREVFLEKFAVFGKNFRKIASFLDHKTTADCVEFYYKNHKSDCFEKLKKQDVGKLGKSFSAKTDLVVSGKKWNRELNAASLEILSAASLMADGIAGNKKIRAGSSLLGGYGKAKTSRVEDFIEKSGSFDILGDERETAAAADVLAGICGSLSSEAISSCITSSVDPVEGSRDRKFLKVNPLYKLPLTPDVTQEVDDETCSDESCGEMDPTDWTDDEKAAFLQAVSTFGKDFAKIARCVGTRSQEQCKVFFSKGRKCLGLDLMRPIPENVGSPVNDDANGGESDTDDACVVETGSVVGTEKSGTKTDEDLPLYGTNTFNDESNPVQARNLSAELNESKGTDGTEVDIEDANVVSNACAIDIDSIQGCDRSEFALCGSVSGQTTVILSDSTEIRRDKANKLGGATELISVPDTSEPCESNSFVEDRMVVSEVSSGRPGNELERQRVSSPRYLDDRDSKQEADSGVIVDLKSPVHILSTMVNAPVSSFGNSCSGLSSSTENKHVPIGKPHASPLSVDEHQASSNSFLQNTVASDIQCEKTASQDRLSSTCDIQVSNDEQPPITGNSSDHVDAGSILQGYPLQAPIKEMNGDLNCSSSATELHLLSQKIEQPDDQAKKLQSLDSDKTSRNGDVKLFGKILTNPSSAQKANVGAKGSEENGTHHHKFSKPSGMKFTGHNGDGNLKILKFDCNDYVGLENVPMRSYGYWDGNRIQTGLSSLPDSAILLAKYPAAFSNYPTSSAKLEQPSLQTFSKNNNERLLNGSNAVIDYQMFRRDGPKVQPFMVDVKHCQDVFSEMQRRNGFEAISSLQQQSRGVMGMNGVGRPGILVGGSCSGVSDPVAAIKMHYSNSDKYGGQSGSIAREDESWGGKGD, from the exons ATGCCGCCTGAACCATTGCCTTGGGATCGAAAGGACTTCTTCAAGGAGAGGAAGCACGAGAGGTCTGAGTCGCTTGGGTCAGTCGCCAGATGGAGGGATTCCTCGCACCACCGCGACTTCAATCGCTGGGGATCCGCCGAGTTTCGCAGACCGCCAG GTCATGGTAAGCAGGGCGGTTGGCACCTGTTTTCCGAGGACTCAGGTCATGGGTATGCGATTTCTCGGTCAAGCAGTGACAAGATCCTGGAGGAAGATAGTCGGCCCTCGATTTCACGAGGTGATGGGAAGTACGGCAGGAGCAGTAGGGAAAATAGAGGACCCTTTGGTCAGAGAGATTGGAGAGGGCATTCGTGGGAACCCTCCAATGGTACCGTGAATTTGCCCAGAAGGCCGCAGGATGTGAACAATGACCAGAGGGCTGTGGACGACGCCCTAGGATACTCTTCTCATCCACATTCCGATTTCGGGAACTCTTGGGATCAGCATCATCTGAAAGACCAGCATGAGAAGATAGGTAGTGTCAATGTGTTGGGAACTGGCTCCAGAAGTGATAGAGAGAACTCTCTGGGTGACTGGAAGCCGCTTAAATGGACCCGTTCTGGAAGCTTGTCTTCTCGAGGCTCAGGTTTTAGCCACTCAAGTAGCTCAAGGAGCATGGGAGCAGCGGATTCGCATGAAGAGAAGCCTGAGTTGCAACCGAAAAGTGCAGCTGCTAATGAGTCACATTCAGGGGAAGCCGCTGCTTGTGCGACATCTTCTGTGCCTTCTGAAGATACGGCTTCTAGAAAAAAGCCAAGGCTGAATTGGGGCGAGGGACTTGCAAAGTATGAGAAGAAAAAAGTCGAGGTGCCTGATGCAAGTGCAAACAAAGATGGTCCCGTCTTGTCTGCTAGTATCACCGAACCTTGTAATTTCCTCAGTACCAGCTTAGTTGACAAAAGTCCAAAAGTTACAGGATTTTCTGAATGTGCATCTCCTGCAACTCCATCTTCTGTCGCCTGCAGTTCCTCTCCTG GTATGGATGATAAATTATTCGGAAAGACTACAAATGTAGACAATGATGTTAGTAATTTGACTTGTTCACCCGCTCCTTTGTCTGAAAATAATTTGCAGAGGTTTTCCTTTAACTTAGAGAAATTTGATATTGGCTCCTTGAATAATTTGGGCACTTCAATTATTGAGTTGGTACAATCTGATGATCCAACTTCTGTAGATTCTGGTCCAATGAGGTCCAATGCAATTAATAAGTTACTGATATGGAAAGCTGACATTTCAAAGGTGTTGGAGATGACCGAATCTGAAATAGATTTACTTGAAAATGAACTGAAGTCGCTGAAATCTGAATCTGGTGTTACATGTCCATTTGCGGTATCCCTGGGCTCCCAGATGGTAGGTAGTGGTGAAAAATCCTGTGAAGGACATGCTGGAGTCTCTGACCAGGTCATCCGGCCAGTACCGTtgaatattgttgatgatgcCAATATGGAGAAGGTGCCACTTTCAACTAATTTACACAGTGTTCATGAAAATGTAAAGGAAGAGGATATTGATAGTCCTGGAACAGCTACTTCTAAATTTGTTGAGCCTCTGCCTTTAATTAAAGCAGTTTCTTGTGGTACTGGAGGATATGTTAATTTCTCCCAGGACTTGGATTCTGTTCCATCTGCAGCTGTGAAATGCTTAATTCCCTGTAGTGCTAGGAAAGATGTTATTGTACCTTGTGTTGATGACAAGACTTCTTTGGAGGTAAACGATAGCATGGATATTTTATGTGGTACAATTATTTCTTCTAATAAAGAATCTGCCAACAAAGCTAGTGAGGTGTTTGATAATTTATTGCCCAAAGATTGTTGTAAGATTGGGAGGATGGGAGCCAGCAGTGACACATGCAATCAGACCTTGATTAGGGAAAAGTTTGCAGAGAAGAAGCGATTTGCTAGGTTTAAGGAGAGAGTTATTGCGCTTAAGTTCAGAGCCTTGCATCACTTGTGGAAAGAAGATATGCGCTTACTTTCTATAAGGAAATGCCGACCAAAATCTCACAAAAAGAATGAACTAAGTGTGCGAACTACCTGTAATGGTAACCAGAAGAACCGATCATCCATTCGATCACGTTTTCCCTTTCCTG GAAATCATCTGAGCTTGGTTCCAACATCAGAGATGATTAATTTTACAAGCAAACTGCTTTCAGAATCTCAAGTTAAAGTGCAGAGGAACACTTTGAAGATGCCAGCTTTAATTTTGGATGAAAGAGAGAAGACGATTTCAAAGTTTGTAACTAGTAATGGGCTGGTTGAAGATCCATTGGCTATTGAGAAGGAAAGGGCTTTGATTAATCCTTGGACACCACAGGAGAGAGAAGTTTTCTTGGAGAAATTTGCCGTCTTTGGAAAAAATTTTAGGAAAATTGCTTCTTTTCTTGACCACAAGACAACTGCTGACTGTGTTGAATTCTACTACAAAAATCACAAATCTGATTGTTTTGAGAAACTTAAGAAGCAAGATGTTGGTAAGCTGGGGAAGTCATTTTCAGCTAAAACTGACTTGGTGGTATCAGGTAAAAAATGGAATCGTGAATTGAATGCTGCTTCCCTTGAAATTTTGAGTGCAGCTTCGCTGATGGCAGATGGCATTGCAGGTAATAAAAAAATCCGTGCAGGAAGCTCACTTTTGGGTGGATATGGTAAAGCGAAGACGTCGAGGGTCGAAGACTTCATTGAGAAATCAGGCAGTTTTGACATTCTTGGGGATGAAAGAGAAACTGCTGCTGCGGCTGATGTATTGGCAGGAATATGTGGTTCTCTTTCTTCCGAGGCTATTAGTTCCTGCATAACAAGTTCTGTTGATCCAGTAGAAGGTAGCAGGGATAGGAAGTTTCTGAAAGTAAACCCTTTATACAAGCTGCCCTTGACTCCTGATGTTACTCAGGAGGTTGATGATGAGACTTGTTCGGATGAGAGCTGTGGTGAAATGGATCCTACAGACTGGACTGATGATGAGAAGGCTGCCTTTCTTCAGGCTGTGTCTACTTTTGGGAAAGATTTTGCCAAGATAGCTCGGTGTGTTGGGACAAGGTCCCAAGAACAGTGCAAAGTTTTCTTCAGCAAAGGCCGCAAATGTCTTGGATTGGATCTCATGCGCCCAATACCTGAAAATGTTGGATCCCCAGTGAATGATGATGCAAATGGGGGTGAGAGTGACACTGATGATGCATGTGTCGTGGAGACAGGCTCAGTGGTTGGAACTGAAAAGTCTGGCACTAAAACAGATGAGGACCTGCCTTTGTATGGAACAAACACGTTCAATGATGAGTCCAATCCTGTGCAAGCTAGGAACCTGTCAGCAGAGTTAAATGAATCAAAGGGGACTGATGGGACAGAAGTAGATATTGAAGATGCAAATGTGGTTTCTAATGCATGTGCAATTGATATTGATTCTATACAGGGATGTGATCGTAGTGAATTTGCCTTGTGTGGTTCTGTCAGTGGACAAACAACTGTAATCTTGTCGGATAGCACAGAAATTAGAAGAGATAAAGCTAATAAATTGGGAGGTGCTACAGAGTTGATATCTGTTCCAGATACAAGTGAACCATGCGAGAGTAATTCTTTTGTTGAGGATAGAATGGTGGTTTCCGAGGTTTCTTCCGGAAGACCTGGAAATGAATTGGAGAGGCAAAGAGTGTCTTCACCCCGATATCTTGATGATAGAGATAGTAAACAGGAAGCTGATTCGGGTGTCATAGTTGATTTGAAAAGCCCTGTGCACATTCTAAGCACTATGGTAAATGCTCCTGTCTCATCATTTGGAAATTCCTGTTCTGGATTGAGTTCTAGTACTGAAAATAAGCACGTACCCATCGGAAAGCCTCATGCCTCCCCGTTGTCTGTGGACGAACATCAAGCatcttcaaattcatttttacaaaatactGTTGCTTCTGATATTCAGTGTGAGAAAACAGCTAGCCAAGATCGACTGTCTTCTACCTGTGATATTCAGGTTAGCAACGATGAGCAGCCCCCTATTACTGGGAATTCTTCAGACCATGTTGATGCCGGAAGCATTCTCCAGGGCTATCCCTTGCAAGCTCCCATTAAGGAGATGAATGGTGATTTGAACTGTAGCAGTTCAGCAACAGAATTGCATCTTTTGTCCCAGAAGATCGAACAACCTGATGATCAAGCCAAAAAATTACAGTCATTGGATTCAGATAAAACATCCAGAAATGGTGATGTCAAACTTTTTGGGAAGATACTAACCAATCCTTCATCAGCACAAAAAGCTAATGTAGGTGCTAAAGGTAGTGAAGAAAATGGTACCCACCATCATAAGTTCAGCAAACCTTCTGGTATGAAATTTACCGGACATAATGGTGATgggaatttgaaaattttgaagtttgACTGTAATGATTATGTCGGCCTTGAAAATGTTCCCATGCGGAGTTATGGTTATTGGGATGGGAACAGAATACAGACTGGTCTCTCATCCTTGCCTGATTCTGCTATCTTGCTAGCCAAGTATCCTGCAGCCTTCAGTAATTATCCCACATCTTCTGCCAAATTGGAGCAACCGTCATTGCAAACATTTTCGAAGAATAATAATGAACGGCTCCTAAATGGCAGTAATGCCGTGATTGATTATCAGATGTTTAGAAGGGATGGTCCGAAAGTGCAGCCATTCATGGTAGATGTGAAGCACTGCCAGGATGTATTCTCTGAGATGCAGAGAAGAAATGGTTTTGAAGCAATCTCAAGTTTACAGCAGCAGAGCAGGGGAGTGATGGGAATGAATGGGGTTGGAAGACCGGGGATTCTTGTAGGAGGATCGTGCAGTGGTGTCTCAGATCCTGTGGCAGCAATCAAAATGCATTATTCCAATTCTGACAAGTATGGTGGTCAGTCTGGGAGTATTGCGAGAGAAGATGAATCTTGGGGAGGGAAGGGGGATTGA
- the LOC114189842 gene encoding uncharacterized protein LOC114189842 isoform X1: MPPEPLPWDRKDFFKERKHERSESLGSVARWRDSSHHRDFNRWGSAEFRRPPGHGKQGGWHLFSEDSGHGYAISRSSSDKILEEDSRPSISRGDGKYGRSSRENRGPFGQRDWRGHSWEPSNGTVNLPRRPQDVNNDQRAVDDALGYSSHPHSDFGNSWDQHHLKDQHEKIGSVNVLGTGSRSDRENSLGDWKPLKWTRSGSLSSRGSGFSHSSSSRSMGAADSHEEKPELQPKSAAANESHSGEAAACATSSVPSEDTASRKKPRLNWGEGLAKYEKKKVEVPDASANKDGPVLSASITEPCNFLSTSLVDKSPKVTGFSECASPATPSSVACSSSPGMDDKLFGKTTNVDNDVSNLTCSPAPLSENNLQRFSFNLEKFDIGSLNNLGTSIIELVQSDDPTSVDSGPMRSNAINKLLIWKADISKVLEMTESEIDLLENELKSLKSESGVTCPFAVSLGSQMVGSGEKSCEGHAGVSDQVIRPVPLNIVDDANMEKVPLSTNLHSVHENVKEEDIDSPGTATSKFVEPLPLIKAVSCGTGGYVNFSQDLDSVPSAAVKCLIPCSARKDVIVPCVDDKTSLEVNDSMDILCGTIISSNKESANKASEVFDNLLPKDCCKIGRMGASSDTCNQTLIREKFAEKKRFARFKERVIALKFRALHHLWKEDMRLLSIRKCRPKSHKKNELSVRTTCNGNQKNRSSIRSRFPFPAGNHLSLVPTSEMINFTSKLLSESQVKVQRNTLKMPALILDEREKTISKFVTSNGLVEDPLAIEKERALINPWTPQEREVFLEKFAVFGKNFRKIASFLDHKTTADCVEFYYKNHKSDCFEKLKKQDVGKLGKSFSAKTDLVVSGKKWNRELNAASLEILSAASLMADGIAGNKKIRAGSSLLGGYGKAKTSRVEDFIEKSGSFDILGDERETAAAADVLAGICGSLSSEAISSCITSSVDPVEGSRDRKFLKVNPLYKLPLTPDVTQEVDDETCSDESCGEMDPTDWTDDEKAAFLQAVSTFGKDFAKIARCVGTRSQEQCKVFFSKGRKCLGLDLMRPIPENVGSPVNDDANGGESDTDDACVVETGSVVGTEKSGTKTDEDLPLYGTNTFNDESNPVQARNLSAELNESKGTDGTEVDIEDANVVSNACAIDIDSIQGCDRSEFALCGSVSGQTTVILSDSTEIRRDKANKLGGATELISVPDTSEPCESNSFVEDRMVVSEVSSGRPGNELERQRVSSPRYLDDRDSKQEADSGVIVDLKSPVHILSTMVNAPVSSFGNSCSGLSSSTENKHVPIGKPHASPLSVDEHQASSNSFLQNTVASDIQCEKTASQDRLSSTCDIQVSNDEQPPITGNSSDHVDAGSILQGYPLQAPIKEMNGDLNCSSSATELHLLSQKIEQPDDQAKKLQSLDSDKTSRNGDVKLFGKILTNPSSAQKANVGAKGSEENGTHHHKFSKPSGMKFTGHNGDGNLKILKFDCNDYVGLENVPMRSYGYWDGNRIQTGLSSLPDSAILLAKYPAAFSNYPTSSAKLEQPSLQTFSKNNNERLLNGSNAVIDYQMFRRDGPKVQPFMVDVKHCQDVFSEMQRRNGFEAISSLQQQSRGVMGMNGVGRPGILVGGSCSGVSDPVAAIKMHYSNSDKYGGQSGSIAREDESWGGKGD, encoded by the exons ATGCCGCCTGAACCATTGCCTTGGGATCGAAAGGACTTCTTCAAGGAGAGGAAGCACGAGAGGTCTGAGTCGCTTGGGTCAGTCGCCAGATGGAGGGATTCCTCGCACCACCGCGACTTCAATCGCTGGGGATCCGCCGAGTTTCGCAGACCGCCAG GTCATGGTAAGCAGGGCGGTTGGCACCTGTTTTCCGAGGACTCAGGTCATGGGTATGCGATTTCTCGGTCAAGCAGTGACAAGATCCTGGAGGAAGATAGTCGGCCCTCGATTTCACGAGGTGATGGGAAGTACGGCAGGAGCAGTAGGGAAAATAGAGGACCCTTTGGTCAGAGAGATTGGAGAGGGCATTCGTGGGAACCCTCCAATGGTACCGTGAATTTGCCCAGAAGGCCGCAGGATGTGAACAATGACCAGAGGGCTGTGGACGACGCCCTAGGATACTCTTCTCATCCACATTCCGATTTCGGGAACTCTTGGGATCAGCATCATCTGAAAGACCAGCATGAGAAGATAGGTAGTGTCAATGTGTTGGGAACTGGCTCCAGAAGTGATAGAGAGAACTCTCTGGGTGACTGGAAGCCGCTTAAATGGACCCGTTCTGGAAGCTTGTCTTCTCGAGGCTCAGGTTTTAGCCACTCAAGTAGCTCAAGGAGCATGGGAGCAGCGGATTCGCATGAAGAGAAGCCTGAGTTGCAACCGAAAAGTGCAGCTGCTAATGAGTCACATTCAGGGGAAGCCGCTGCTTGTGCGACATCTTCTGTGCCTTCTGAAGATACGGCTTCTAGAAAAAAGCCAAGGCTGAATTGGGGCGAGGGACTTGCAAAGTATGAGAAGAAAAAAGTCGAGGTGCCTGATGCAAGTGCAAACAAAGATGGTCCCGTCTTGTCTGCTAGTATCACCGAACCTTGTAATTTCCTCAGTACCAGCTTAGTTGACAAAAGTCCAAAAGTTACAGGATTTTCTGAATGTGCATCTCCTGCAACTCCATCTTCTGTCGCCTGCAGTTCCTCTCCTG GTATGGATGATAAATTATTCGGAAAGACTACAAATGTAGACAATGATGTTAGTAATTTGACTTGTTCACCCGCTCCTTTGTCTGAAAATAATTTGCAGAGGTTTTCCTTTAACTTAGAGAAATTTGATATTGGCTCCTTGAATAATTTGGGCACTTCAATTATTGAGTTGGTACAATCTGATGATCCAACTTCTGTAGATTCTGGTCCAATGAGGTCCAATGCAATTAATAAGTTACTGATATGGAAAGCTGACATTTCAAAGGTGTTGGAGATGACCGAATCTGAAATAGATTTACTTGAAAATGAACTGAAGTCGCTGAAATCTGAATCTGGTGTTACATGTCCATTTGCGGTATCCCTGGGCTCCCAGATGGTAGGTAGTGGTGAAAAATCCTGTGAAGGACATGCTGGAGTCTCTGACCAGGTCATCCGGCCAGTACCGTtgaatattgttgatgatgcCAATATGGAGAAGGTGCCACTTTCAACTAATTTACACAGTGTTCATGAAAATGTAAAGGAAGAGGATATTGATAGTCCTGGAACAGCTACTTCTAAATTTGTTGAGCCTCTGCCTTTAATTAAAGCAGTTTCTTGTGGTACTGGAGGATATGTTAATTTCTCCCAGGACTTGGATTCTGTTCCATCTGCAGCTGTGAAATGCTTAATTCCCTGTAGTGCTAGGAAAGATGTTATTGTACCTTGTGTTGATGACAAGACTTCTTTGGAGGTAAACGATAGCATGGATATTTTATGTGGTACAATTATTTCTTCTAATAAAGAATCTGCCAACAAAGCTAGTGAGGTGTTTGATAATTTATTGCCCAAAGATTGTTGTAAGATTGGGAGGATGGGAGCCAGCAGTGACACATGCAATCAGACCTTGATTAGGGAAAAGTTTGCAGAGAAGAAGCGATTTGCTAGGTTTAAGGAGAGAGTTATTGCGCTTAAGTTCAGAGCCTTGCATCACTTGTGGAAAGAAGATATGCGCTTACTTTCTATAAGGAAATGCCGACCAAAATCTCACAAAAAGAATGAACTAAGTGTGCGAACTACCTGTAATGGTAACCAGAAGAACCGATCATCCATTCGATCACGTTTTCCCTTTCCTG CAGGAAATCATCTGAGCTTGGTTCCAACATCAGAGATGATTAATTTTACAAGCAAACTGCTTTCAGAATCTCAAGTTAAAGTGCAGAGGAACACTTTGAAGATGCCAGCTTTAATTTTGGATGAAAGAGAGAAGACGATTTCAAAGTTTGTAACTAGTAATGGGCTGGTTGAAGATCCATTGGCTATTGAGAAGGAAAGGGCTTTGATTAATCCTTGGACACCACAGGAGAGAGAAGTTTTCTTGGAGAAATTTGCCGTCTTTGGAAAAAATTTTAGGAAAATTGCTTCTTTTCTTGACCACAAGACAACTGCTGACTGTGTTGAATTCTACTACAAAAATCACAAATCTGATTGTTTTGAGAAACTTAAGAAGCAAGATGTTGGTAAGCTGGGGAAGTCATTTTCAGCTAAAACTGACTTGGTGGTATCAGGTAAAAAATGGAATCGTGAATTGAATGCTGCTTCCCTTGAAATTTTGAGTGCAGCTTCGCTGATGGCAGATGGCATTGCAGGTAATAAAAAAATCCGTGCAGGAAGCTCACTTTTGGGTGGATATGGTAAAGCGAAGACGTCGAGGGTCGAAGACTTCATTGAGAAATCAGGCAGTTTTGACATTCTTGGGGATGAAAGAGAAACTGCTGCTGCGGCTGATGTATTGGCAGGAATATGTGGTTCTCTTTCTTCCGAGGCTATTAGTTCCTGCATAACAAGTTCTGTTGATCCAGTAGAAGGTAGCAGGGATAGGAAGTTTCTGAAAGTAAACCCTTTATACAAGCTGCCCTTGACTCCTGATGTTACTCAGGAGGTTGATGATGAGACTTGTTCGGATGAGAGCTGTGGTGAAATGGATCCTACAGACTGGACTGATGATGAGAAGGCTGCCTTTCTTCAGGCTGTGTCTACTTTTGGGAAAGATTTTGCCAAGATAGCTCGGTGTGTTGGGACAAGGTCCCAAGAACAGTGCAAAGTTTTCTTCAGCAAAGGCCGCAAATGTCTTGGATTGGATCTCATGCGCCCAATACCTGAAAATGTTGGATCCCCAGTGAATGATGATGCAAATGGGGGTGAGAGTGACACTGATGATGCATGTGTCGTGGAGACAGGCTCAGTGGTTGGAACTGAAAAGTCTGGCACTAAAACAGATGAGGACCTGCCTTTGTATGGAACAAACACGTTCAATGATGAGTCCAATCCTGTGCAAGCTAGGAACCTGTCAGCAGAGTTAAATGAATCAAAGGGGACTGATGGGACAGAAGTAGATATTGAAGATGCAAATGTGGTTTCTAATGCATGTGCAATTGATATTGATTCTATACAGGGATGTGATCGTAGTGAATTTGCCTTGTGTGGTTCTGTCAGTGGACAAACAACTGTAATCTTGTCGGATAGCACAGAAATTAGAAGAGATAAAGCTAATAAATTGGGAGGTGCTACAGAGTTGATATCTGTTCCAGATACAAGTGAACCATGCGAGAGTAATTCTTTTGTTGAGGATAGAATGGTGGTTTCCGAGGTTTCTTCCGGAAGACCTGGAAATGAATTGGAGAGGCAAAGAGTGTCTTCACCCCGATATCTTGATGATAGAGATAGTAAACAGGAAGCTGATTCGGGTGTCATAGTTGATTTGAAAAGCCCTGTGCACATTCTAAGCACTATGGTAAATGCTCCTGTCTCATCATTTGGAAATTCCTGTTCTGGATTGAGTTCTAGTACTGAAAATAAGCACGTACCCATCGGAAAGCCTCATGCCTCCCCGTTGTCTGTGGACGAACATCAAGCatcttcaaattcatttttacaaaatactGTTGCTTCTGATATTCAGTGTGAGAAAACAGCTAGCCAAGATCGACTGTCTTCTACCTGTGATATTCAGGTTAGCAACGATGAGCAGCCCCCTATTACTGGGAATTCTTCAGACCATGTTGATGCCGGAAGCATTCTCCAGGGCTATCCCTTGCAAGCTCCCATTAAGGAGATGAATGGTGATTTGAACTGTAGCAGTTCAGCAACAGAATTGCATCTTTTGTCCCAGAAGATCGAACAACCTGATGATCAAGCCAAAAAATTACAGTCATTGGATTCAGATAAAACATCCAGAAATGGTGATGTCAAACTTTTTGGGAAGATACTAACCAATCCTTCATCAGCACAAAAAGCTAATGTAGGTGCTAAAGGTAGTGAAGAAAATGGTACCCACCATCATAAGTTCAGCAAACCTTCTGGTATGAAATTTACCGGACATAATGGTGATgggaatttgaaaattttgaagtttgACTGTAATGATTATGTCGGCCTTGAAAATGTTCCCATGCGGAGTTATGGTTATTGGGATGGGAACAGAATACAGACTGGTCTCTCATCCTTGCCTGATTCTGCTATCTTGCTAGCCAAGTATCCTGCAGCCTTCAGTAATTATCCCACATCTTCTGCCAAATTGGAGCAACCGTCATTGCAAACATTTTCGAAGAATAATAATGAACGGCTCCTAAATGGCAGTAATGCCGTGATTGATTATCAGATGTTTAGAAGGGATGGTCCGAAAGTGCAGCCATTCATGGTAGATGTGAAGCACTGCCAGGATGTATTCTCTGAGATGCAGAGAAGAAATGGTTTTGAAGCAATCTCAAGTTTACAGCAGCAGAGCAGGGGAGTGATGGGAATGAATGGGGTTGGAAGACCGGGGATTCTTGTAGGAGGATCGTGCAGTGGTGTCTCAGATCCTGTGGCAGCAATCAAAATGCATTATTCCAATTCTGACAAGTATGGTGGTCAGTCTGGGAGTATTGCGAGAGAAGATGAATCTTGGGGAGGGAAGGGGGATTGA